The Leptospira kirschneri serovar Cynopteri str. 3522 CT genomic sequence AACAACCGATTCTATTGTCCGGAACGGACGGAGTTGGAACAAAAATAGAACTCGCCCGACTTCTAAAAACTTACGACACGATAGGAATCGATCTAGTAGCGATGTGTGTAAATGACATACTCGTCTGTGGAGGAGAACCGTTTTTCTTTTTAGATTACATCGCCTGCGGAAAGTTAGATCCCGAAAAGATGGATCAGATCGTGGCCGGAATTGTACAAGGATGCAAGATGTCTAATACATCTTTGTTAGGAGGAGAAACCGCCGAACATCCAGGAACGATGAAAGAGGACGAATTTGATCTCGCCGGTTTTGTGGTAGGGGCGGTTGAAAAAGATTCGATGATAGATGGTTCTACAATTCGAACCGGAGATAAAATTTTAGGACTCGAATCCAGTGGGCCGCATAGCAACGGCTTTTCCCTCATCCGTAAACTACTTTTAAAAGAAGGAAAATATCTGCCTACCGATCCCCAGCAGGTGAAATTTTTAAAAGACTATGCGCTCAAACCTACACGAATTTATGTATCTAGTATATTAAAACTTTTGCAACAAATTCCCGTTAAAGGAATGGTTCATGTTACGGGGGGGGGGTATCAGGAAAATGTACCTAGAATCCTTCCGCAAGGAACTCAGTCGAAATTTTTTAAGGATAAGATTCCTTCGGGATATTTTTTCGAAAAAATCAAAAAAGATTATAAAATAGAAGAGTCGGAACTATTTGCCACTTTTAATATGGGAATCGGATATATGGTCATTGTTTCCAAAGAAAATGCAGAACTTGCAAGAAAATTTATGGAAAGTTCCGGCGAAATCGTTCACGAAATAGGAGAAATTATATCTGGAAATAAGGAAGAAGTCCAGTTCGCCTAACGGTGTTTTTATGAATAGGATTTCCGAACTGTTTCGATCCCCCGTACTAATACTTTCCAGAAAAAATCCTTTTATGCTTTCTAGGCTTACGTTTTTTTACGTGATTTTAGGAATTGTGGGAGGACTTTTTTCGGCGGTGTTTTGGATGTTTTTAGAATATCTAATACATTTAGGTTCTACAATTTCAGAAATTTTAACCGTTCCATATATGGCAGCAGCAGGGTTGTTTATAGGATTGATCATACATTTTTTAGGTGAACCGGGAGAGATTTCATTAGTAATTGATAATATACGATTTCGGGGCGGAAAATTAGAAACGAATCAAAATCCTTCTATGGCTCTTTCTTCTATTTTGAGTATCTCCGCAGGAGGAAGCGCAGGGCCAGAGGCGCCGTTGGTGCAGATAACCGGTTCCTTTGGAAATTGGTTTGCAGAAAAACTAGGACTTACTGGAGAGGAATACAGATCTATGACGATTGCCGGAATGGCCGCTGGTTTTACATCCTTGTTCGGGTCTCCATTGGGAGGTGCGTTATTTGCACTTGAGATCTTACAGCATAAACACGTCGTGGAGTACTATAAGGCTCTACTTCCAGCATTTTTATCCAGTACTTCTGCGTTTTTCGTCTTTCTTTGGATGACTCACGCAGGTTTACAGCCTACTTGGCAGTTTCCTCAATACGTTCC encodes the following:
- the purM gene encoding phosphoribosylformylglycinamidine cyclo-ligase, which codes for MEEKITYKNAGVDTEKGREFVQKIKRNVESTQGPRVIGGLGGFAGAYDVSVLKKYKQPILLSGTDGVGTKIELARLLKTYDTIGIDLVAMCVNDILVCGGEPFFFLDYIACGKLDPEKMDQIVAGIVQGCKMSNTSLLGGETAEHPGTMKEDEFDLAGFVVGAVEKDSMIDGSTIRTGDKILGLESSGPHSNGFSLIRKLLLKEGKYLPTDPQQVKFLKDYALKPTRIYVSSILKLLQQIPVKGMVHVTGGGYQENVPRILPQGTQSKFFKDKIPSGYFFEKIKKDYKIEESELFATFNMGIGYMVIVSKENAELARKFMESSGEIVHEIGEIISGNKEEVQFA
- a CDS encoding chloride channel protein, giving the protein MNRISELFRSPVLILSRKNPFMLSRLTFFYVILGIVGGLFSAVFWMFLEYLIHLGSTISEILTVPYMAAAGLFIGLIIHFLGEPGEISLVIDNIRFRGGKLETNQNPSMALSSILSISAGGSAGPEAPLVQITGSFGNWFAEKLGLTGEEYRSMTIAGMAAGFTSLFGSPLGGALFALEILQHKHVVEYYKALLPAFLSSTSAFFVFLWMTHAGLQPTWQFPQYVPGDIQDFLYAILLGGVGAGLGWMFHGLFLVNRWFYSKIPGQIYWKTLLGGLVLGLIAWQLPLTRFFGHDQLNRIVEGKFTPIFLVVLIFWKTFAISTTVASGWRGGVIIPLFFLGACAGKLLFGFFPSENESFLMICLMAAVNSSVTKTPISTTILLSALTGLYSFTPVLIASLSGYFLSPKEPFIPTQGKEN